From Pseudofrankia saprophytica, a single genomic window includes:
- a CDS encoding TetR/AcrR family transcriptional regulator — MGNRADALAATRERIARAVLRLLLDKAYEDVRLADIASAAEVSHQTVLNHYESKEGATLAAIELLRTETEQLRISVRRGDPKHAVEVLVEQYERFGDLNVHWAMSAERLGRLAGLLDDARAAHQRWLEETFAASLPATPAARRQTVNALHAATDVYTWKLLRRDLALSRPETIRTMTALVRGVLDRKQDDR; from the coding sequence ATGGGGAACAGGGCGGACGCGTTGGCGGCCACCAGGGAACGGATCGCGCGAGCGGTCCTGCGGCTGCTGCTCGACAAGGCCTACGAGGACGTGCGGCTGGCGGATATCGCGAGCGCCGCGGAGGTGTCGCACCAGACCGTGCTCAACCACTACGAGTCGAAGGAAGGCGCGACGCTCGCGGCGATCGAGCTGCTGCGGACGGAGACCGAGCAACTGCGGATCTCAGTCCGCAGGGGGGACCCGAAGCACGCGGTAGAGGTCCTCGTCGAGCAGTACGAGCGGTTCGGTGACCTCAACGTCCACTGGGCCATGTCCGCTGAGCGGCTGGGACGCCTGGCCGGGCTGCTCGACGACGCCCGCGCCGCCCATCAGAGATGGCTCGAAGAAACATTCGCCGCCAGCCTTCCTGCCACGCCGGCGGCCCGTCGGCAGACGGTCAACGCCCTGCACGCGGCCACCGACGTCTACACCTGGAAGCTGCTGCGCCGCGACCTCGCCCTCAGCCGGCCGGAGACCATCCGCACGATGACCGCGCTGGTGCGCGGCGTGCTCGACAGGAAGCAGGATGACCGATGA
- a CDS encoding fatty acid desaturase family protein gives MTPTGPHPLPAPPGPPVLADLGADLLVTTRRQRWIALARPFAGVLCFAAAAWAGWWWLTPMIVFGIFVAVVTVTHDAVHETLGLSRRATDWALFAMGLVLLESGHAYRATHTRHHRFFPHPDDPEGYPAELSLVGAACYGPIFLPRLWWWSYRQGRDRGWLLVEAAAPIAVLTAGALAWPYAQGLLVYAVMVIAGSWVYPLLTVYLPHHDYGDTPLTQTRTLRGRIIPAVFLELTYHLEHHLYPQVPSHHLAALARRLDGYLAANGVRPVRVV, from the coding sequence ATGACCCCGACCGGTCCGCATCCGCTCCCCGCTCCCCCTGGACCGCCCGTCCTGGCGGACCTCGGGGCGGATCTGCTTGTCACCACCCGCCGGCAGCGGTGGATCGCGCTCGCCCGTCCGTTCGCCGGCGTGCTGTGCTTCGCGGCCGCGGCGTGGGCGGGCTGGTGGTGGCTCACCCCGATGATCGTCTTCGGGATCTTCGTCGCGGTCGTCACGGTCACCCACGACGCTGTGCACGAGACACTCGGCCTTTCTCGACGCGCCACCGACTGGGCGCTGTTCGCGATGGGCCTGGTGCTCCTCGAGAGCGGGCACGCCTACCGCGCCACGCACACCCGCCACCACCGCTTCTTCCCGCACCCCGACGACCCCGAGGGATACCCGGCCGAACTGTCGCTGGTCGGCGCGGCCTGCTACGGCCCGATCTTCCTGCCGCGGCTGTGGTGGTGGTCCTACCGCCAGGGGCGCGACCGCGGTTGGCTGCTGGTCGAGGCGGCGGCGCCGATCGCCGTGCTCACGGCGGGCGCACTGGCCTGGCCGTACGCCCAGGGCCTGCTGGTCTACGCGGTGATGGTGATCGCCGGAAGCTGGGTGTACCCGCTCCTGACGGTGTACCTGCCGCACCACGACTACGGCGACACTCCCCTGACCCAGACCCGCACGCTGCGAGGGAGGATCATCCCAGCCGTGTTCCTCGAGCTCACCTACCACCTCGAACACCATCTGTACCCGCAGGTACCCAGCCACCATCTCGCCGCGCTCGCCCGCCGGCTCGACGGCTACCTCGCGGCGAACGGCGTACGGCCGGTGCGCGTTGTCTGA
- a CDS encoding TetR/AcrR family transcriptional regulator encodes MSDTRGRVLDATLACLVRQGYGGTTARAIAQVGGFAPGVIYYHFTDLDDALVAALTHTCDLRIQRYRDELSGIDRAGRAVEVLRQLYLEDTEVGHIAAVQEIYAGARPGSRLAAQLTLETRRWEEVAVELLATLLDGKPLATLVRLPVLANAAVAFYLGAETLAHLDNDSSRVMEFFDQAARLAGYFDRIPRLRKRGHQPF; translated from the coding sequence TTGTCTGACACCCGAGGGCGCGTCCTCGACGCCACCCTGGCCTGCCTCGTGCGCCAGGGCTACGGGGGCACGACCGCGCGGGCGATCGCGCAGGTCGGCGGATTCGCCCCCGGCGTGATCTACTACCACTTCACCGACCTGGACGACGCCCTGGTCGCGGCCCTCACCCACACCTGCGACCTGCGCATCCAGCGGTACCGGGACGAGCTGTCCGGCATAGACCGGGCCGGCCGGGCCGTGGAGGTCCTCCGCCAGCTCTACCTCGAGGACACCGAGGTCGGCCACATCGCCGCCGTCCAGGAGATCTACGCCGGCGCGCGGCCGGGATCGCGGCTGGCCGCCCAGCTGACGCTGGAAACCCGGCGCTGGGAGGAGGTGGCCGTCGAGCTGCTCGCCACGCTCCTGGACGGCAAGCCGTTGGCCACCCTGGTGCGCCTGCCCGTGCTGGCGAACGCCGCCGTCGCCTTCTATCTCGGCGCGGAGACGCTCGCCCACCTCGACAACGACTCCTCACGGGTGATGGAGTTCTTCGACCAGGCCGCCAGGCTCGCCGGGTACTTCGACAGAATCCCCCGGCTGCGCAAGCGCGGCCACCAGCCCTTCTGA
- a CDS encoding NUDIX domain-containing protein — protein sequence MQNSFCSYCGTRYGPDATWPRVCAACGETTYRNPTPVAVALLPVVMPAGERGLVVVRRDIDPGRGELGLPGGFMDVGEVWREATVRELREETGILADPADVRLFDVHSGRDGGVLLVFGLLPERPWAELPPVVATDETTEWLVLTEPRPLVFPTHTDAMAAYFARLVEPVPAPGL from the coding sequence ATGCAGAACTCGTTCTGTTCGTACTGCGGTACGAGGTATGGGCCCGACGCGACGTGGCCACGGGTGTGCGCCGCCTGCGGTGAGACGACGTACCGCAATCCGACTCCGGTCGCGGTGGCGCTGCTGCCCGTCGTCATGCCCGCGGGCGAGCGCGGCCTGGTGGTGGTACGCCGCGACATCGACCCCGGCCGCGGTGAGCTGGGGCTGCCCGGCGGCTTCATGGACGTCGGCGAGGTCTGGCGGGAGGCGACGGTCCGGGAGCTGCGCGAGGAGACGGGCATCCTCGCGGACCCGGCCGACGTCCGCCTGTTCGACGTGCACAGCGGCCGGGACGGCGGGGTTCTGCTGGTGTTCGGCCTGCTGCCCGAGCGGCCGTGGGCCGAGCTGCCGCCGGTGGTGGCCACGGACGAGACGACGGAGTGGCTGGTGCTCACCGAGCCGCGGCCGCTGGTGTTCCCGACGCACACCGACGCGATGGCCGCCTACTTCGCCCGTCTCGTGGAGCCGGTGCCGGCCCCGGGTCTCTGA
- a CDS encoding SDR family NAD(P)-dependent oxidoreductase, with protein sequence MAEQMSQFEGRVAVITGGARGFGRAFGRALAERGAHTVLTDIDEAEVDRAAAEIREAGGQASAYRLDVADDAAWDGVLADVVARHGGVDILINNAGLHSLEYGVDWARLPVPKLRRLFDVNVMGVMIGTLTARPHMQGRTGANIVNISSSAAFNGMGAYGATKAAVRALTLAWARELGPEGIRVNALAPGLHVTDTIRAEFSPQMIEGHRHHQFLDLEGSEQDIVDAMLYLSSERARFVTGETIRVTAGYASSL encoded by the coding sequence GTGGCTGAGCAGATGTCCCAGTTCGAGGGACGCGTCGCCGTCATCACTGGTGGTGCGCGTGGCTTCGGCCGCGCGTTCGGCCGGGCGCTCGCCGAGCGCGGCGCGCACACGGTGCTGACCGACATCGACGAAGCCGAGGTCGACAGGGCCGCCGCCGAGATTCGCGAGGCCGGCGGCCAGGCGTCGGCCTACCGCCTCGACGTCGCCGACGACGCGGCCTGGGACGGCGTCCTCGCCGATGTGGTCGCCCGGCACGGCGGTGTCGACATCCTCATCAACAACGCCGGCCTGCACTCACTCGAGTACGGCGTCGACTGGGCGCGGCTCCCCGTGCCCAAGCTGCGGCGCCTGTTCGACGTGAACGTGATGGGCGTGATGATCGGCACGCTCACCGCGCGCCCGCACATGCAGGGCCGGACGGGTGCCAACATCGTCAACATCTCGTCGTCGGCCGCGTTCAACGGCATGGGCGCCTATGGGGCGACGAAGGCGGCCGTGCGCGCGCTCACGCTCGCCTGGGCACGCGAGCTGGGACCCGAGGGCATCCGCGTGAACGCACTGGCACCAGGCCTCCACGTCACCGACACCATCCGCGCGGAGTTCTCCCCGCAGATGATCGAGGGCCACCGCCACCATCAGTTCCTCGACCTCGAAGGCAGCGAGCAGGACATCGTCGACGCGATGCTCTATCTCTCCTCCGAAAGGGCTCGTTTCGTCACCGGAGAGACCATCCGCGTCACCGCCGGCTACGCAAGCTCCCTCTGA
- a CDS encoding phytoene desaturase family protein has product MFRTDVQNVEAATEPFDVAVIGGGPGGMATALRLQAAGLSSVVLEAHGHVGGCAGYYRKRGFSFDVGATTLVDFTPGGVGSELLESVGMSPLDARELPGYVAHLPDREIVLHRDPELWHAERLRKLGSTDRHRDFWSLLDRLAHTFWRASRSGVRLPVRGPADALRDLRAVGVAGVPLARYVNWTLGDALRRYHLRDDAALVGLLGMLVEDTVHAAVDDAPLINAALGVTIRGAGLSRHAGGMHGFWVALVRHYRALGGRLRVGAAVSRVEGEAGGYRVTTRRGTVDARRIVCALPAAATAAICAGLPVAGRLRAYLERDADALGGACVVFLGVPEDEVTGQELTHHQFLRSYDQPLGDGNNMFLSVSEPGDTLSAPPGHRAVMISTHTELAGWAGLEETEYEQRKKWIGELLVTGARRAYPSLGERAVIAQTGTPRSYERFGFRPAGAVGGVRQNLRNTNQRAIPHDLGGRGLWLVGDSTWPGLGTVACVLGSRIVAEGMLRERGFGR; this is encoded by the coding sequence ATGTTCAGAACGGATGTTCAGAACGTGGAGGCGGCGACCGAGCCGTTCGACGTGGCCGTGATCGGCGGTGGTCCGGGGGGCATGGCGACGGCGCTGCGGCTGCAGGCCGCCGGCCTCTCGTCGGTGGTGCTCGAGGCGCACGGCCATGTGGGTGGATGCGCGGGCTACTACCGCAAGCGCGGCTTCTCCTTCGACGTCGGCGCCACCACGCTCGTCGACTTCACGCCTGGCGGCGTCGGCTCCGAGCTGCTCGAGAGCGTGGGCATGAGTCCGCTCGACGCCCGGGAGCTGCCGGGCTACGTCGCCCACCTCCCCGACCGCGAGATCGTGCTGCACCGGGATCCCGAGCTGTGGCACGCCGAGCGGCTGCGCAAGCTCGGCAGCACCGACCGGCATCGGGACTTCTGGTCGCTGCTCGACCGGTTGGCGCACACCTTCTGGCGGGCGAGCCGGTCGGGCGTCCGCCTCCCGGTACGCGGGCCGGCCGACGCGCTGCGCGACCTGCGAGCCGTCGGGGTGGCCGGCGTGCCGCTCGCCCGCTACGTGAACTGGACGCTCGGGGACGCGCTGCGCCGGTACCACCTGCGCGACGACGCCGCGCTCGTCGGACTCCTGGGGATGCTGGTCGAGGACACCGTGCACGCGGCCGTCGACGACGCGCCACTGATCAACGCGGCGCTCGGCGTGACGATCCGAGGCGCTGGCCTGAGCCGCCATGCCGGGGGCATGCATGGCTTCTGGGTTGCGCTCGTGAGGCACTACCGGGCGCTGGGGGGCCGGCTCCGCGTCGGAGCCGCGGTCTCGCGGGTGGAAGGCGAGGCAGGCGGCTACCGGGTGACGACCCGCCGGGGCACGGTCGACGCCCGCCGGATCGTGTGCGCGCTACCCGCCGCCGCCACGGCCGCGATCTGCGCGGGGCTCCCGGTCGCCGGCAGGCTGCGGGCCTACCTGGAACGCGACGCGGACGCGCTCGGCGGCGCGTGCGTGGTGTTCCTGGGCGTACCCGAGGACGAGGTGACCGGGCAGGAGCTCACGCACCATCAGTTCCTGCGGTCCTACGACCAGCCGCTGGGCGACGGAAACAACATGTTCCTCTCCGTATCCGAGCCCGGGGACACCCTCAGCGCGCCACCGGGGCACCGAGCGGTCATGATCTCCACACACACCGAGCTGGCCGGCTGGGCGGGGCTCGAGGAGACCGAGTACGAACAGCGCAAGAAATGGATCGGCGAGCTGCTCGTCACCGGTGCGCGGCGCGCCTACCCGTCGCTCGGTGAGCGGGCGGTGATCGCTCAGACGGGCACGCCTCGCAGCTACGAACGGTTCGGGTTCCGCCCGGCGGGCGCCGTCGGGGGCGTACGGCAGAACCTGCGCAACACCAATCAGCGCGCCATCCCGCACGACCTCGGCGGCCGCGGCCTCTGGCTGGTCGGCGACTCGACCTGGCCGGGCCTGGGCACGGTGGCCTGCGTGCTGGGCAGCCGCATCGTCGCGGAGGGAATGCTGCGGGAGCGGGGATTCGGCCGATGA
- a CDS encoding VOC family protein has protein sequence MPDLAPIHHVKIPVSDVRASSEWYLRVLGLKVAIEFTEDGELRGVALASPNGATSIALRHDPERAAALAGFDLVALGVPTRDGVHAWADHLAAIDQKHGGLVTGHHGGTVLVGLHDPDGIEIRLYAD, from the coding sequence ATGCCCGACCTCGCACCGATCCACCACGTGAAGATCCCGGTCAGCGACGTCCGCGCCAGCAGCGAGTGGTACCTGCGGGTGCTCGGGCTGAAGGTGGCGATCGAGTTCACCGAGGACGGCGAGCTGCGCGGCGTCGCGCTGGCGTCCCCGAACGGCGCCACCTCGATCGCGCTGCGGCACGACCCCGAGCGTGCCGCCGCCCTCGCCGGCTTCGACCTCGTCGCGCTCGGCGTCCCGACCCGGGACGGCGTCCACGCCTGGGCCGACCACCTGGCCGCGATCGACCAGAAGCACGGCGGCCTCGTCACCGGCCACCACGGCGGCACCGTCCTCGTCGGCCTCCACGACCCCGACGGCATCGAAATCCGTCTCTACGCCGACTGA
- a CDS encoding nucleotide disphospho-sugar-binding domain-containing protein: protein MSRTYLFALTDGGGGTVAPELGVARRLVDRGHRVTVLAEDSMAPAVAATGAAFQRWRHGLNRPDHLPEHAPYQEWALRSPTTLVRQMIAHLVVGPAAGYARDVTDAIRADRPDLVLTSFFAFGAMVAAQAAQTPFDVLMPNIYPLPAPGLPPFGPGLRLARGPLGGLRDRVFGVMSQRLWDGAALPGLNEVRGAYGLSPVAHYQDQVHHARRQLVLTSAEFDFPAELPPSVRYVGPVLDDPAWAPGSWQPPPGDEPLVLVSMSTTFQDQAACLQRVVDALATLPVRGLVTTGPVIDPASITAPPSVTVVAAAPHAAVLRQAALVVTHGGHGTLVKAFAAGVPVVILPHGRDQPDNAARVAHHGAGRSIARTASPAKIADTVRRVLADPDYRLAATRLGTALRRDAGSGLLLAEIDGPDTADLRPAARR from the coding sequence ATGAGCAGGACCTACCTGTTCGCCCTCACCGACGGCGGCGGTGGCACCGTCGCGCCGGAGCTCGGCGTCGCGCGCCGGCTCGTGGACCGTGGCCACCGGGTCACGGTCCTCGCCGAGGACTCGATGGCACCCGCCGTCGCCGCGACCGGAGCGGCCTTCCAACGATGGCGCCACGGGCTCAACCGGCCGGACCACCTGCCGGAGCACGCGCCATACCAGGAATGGGCGCTGCGCAGCCCGACGACGCTCGTGCGGCAGATGATCGCCCACCTCGTCGTCGGCCCGGCCGCAGGCTACGCGCGTGACGTCACCGACGCGATCCGCGCGGACCGGCCGGACCTCGTGCTCACGTCGTTCTTCGCGTTCGGCGCGATGGTGGCCGCCCAGGCCGCCCAGACGCCCTTCGACGTGCTCATGCCGAACATCTATCCGCTGCCGGCCCCCGGGCTGCCGCCGTTCGGACCGGGTCTGCGGCTCGCCCGCGGTCCGCTCGGCGGTCTGCGGGACCGGGTCTTCGGCGTCATGTCCCAACGACTGTGGGACGGCGCGGCCCTGCCAGGGCTCAACGAGGTCCGCGGCGCGTACGGCCTGAGCCCGGTGGCGCACTACCAGGACCAGGTGCACCACGCCCGCCGCCAGCTGGTGCTCACCAGCGCCGAGTTCGACTTCCCGGCGGAGCTGCCGCCGTCCGTGCGCTACGTCGGGCCGGTTCTCGACGACCCGGCGTGGGCACCGGGCTCGTGGCAGCCACCACCCGGCGACGAGCCGCTCGTGCTCGTGTCGATGTCGACGACGTTCCAGGACCAGGCGGCCTGCCTGCAACGGGTCGTCGACGCGCTGGCGACGCTGCCGGTCCGCGGGCTGGTGACGACCGGCCCCGTCATCGACCCGGCCTCGATCACGGCACCCCCCTCGGTGACGGTCGTCGCGGCCGCGCCGCACGCGGCGGTCCTGCGCCAGGCGGCGCTCGTCGTCACGCACGGCGGGCACGGAACCCTCGTCAAGGCGTTCGCGGCGGGGGTGCCGGTCGTCATCCTGCCGCACGGGCGAGACCAGCCCGACAACGCCGCACGGGTGGCGCATCACGGCGCCGGAAGGTCGATCGCCCGCACGGCCTCCCCGGCGAAGATCGCCGACACCGTCCGCCGCGTCCTCGCCGACCCCGACTACCGCCTGGCCGCGACGCGCCTCGGCACGGCACTGCGTCGCGACGCCGGCAGCGGCCTCCTGCTGGCCGAGATCGACGGCCCCGACACCGCCGACCTTCGCCCGGCGGCGCGTAGGTAG
- a CDS encoding alpha/beta fold hydrolase, translating to MRYTDSGGDGQPIVLIHAAAFADWFVPFEREPAAAGLRRIRVTRTGYSDPAPAEPLSVADHAAECADLLRRLGIERARVLAHSSGCVVALQLALDHPELVGELVLVEPPLIDPLLPPADRVPVAAAIGPAIGAAMGAAAQGDLRTAFDTFLAALCGPDFRSVIASTLGQAGLERAERDCGYCFAGEVPSLVGWHFDEELARRIEQPVHLVAGGESPLFTHRLVEYLAAMLPDTRTTIVPGHNHLLPLTAPAALAALATPAPLFLER from the coding sequence ATGCGATACACCGACTCCGGCGGCGACGGCCAGCCGATCGTCCTGATCCACGCGGCGGCCTTCGCCGACTGGTTCGTCCCGTTCGAGCGCGAGCCGGCCGCCGCCGGCCTGCGCCGGATCCGCGTCACCCGCACCGGGTACTCGGACCCCGCACCCGCCGAGCCGCTGTCGGTGGCCGACCACGCCGCCGAGTGCGCGGACCTGTTGCGCCGCCTCGGAATCGAGCGGGCCCGGGTGCTCGCGCACTCCTCCGGCTGCGTGGTCGCGCTGCAACTGGCGCTCGACCACCCGGAGCTGGTCGGCGAGCTCGTCCTCGTCGAGCCGCCGCTCATCGACCCGCTCCTGCCGCCGGCGGATCGGGTGCCGGTCGCCGCCGCGATCGGCCCCGCCATCGGCGCGGCGATGGGCGCCGCCGCCCAGGGTGACCTGCGCACCGCCTTCGACACCTTCCTGGCCGCGCTGTGCGGACCGGATTTCCGGTCCGTGATCGCGTCCACCCTCGGCCAGGCCGGTCTCGAACGCGCCGAACGCGACTGCGGCTACTGCTTCGCCGGCGAGGTGCCCTCGCTCGTCGGGTGGCACTTCGACGAGGAGCTGGCCCGCCGGATCGAACAACCGGTCCACCTCGTCGCCGGCGGCGAGAGCCCACTGTTCACCCACCGCCTGGTCGAGTACCTCGCCGCGATGCTCCCCGACACCCGCACCACCATCGTCCCCGGTCACAACCACCTCCTCCCCCTCACCGCCCCCGCCGCCCTCGCCGCTCTCGCCACCCCTGCCCCGCTGTTCCTCGAAAGGTGA
- a CDS encoding TetR/AcrR family transcriptional regulator, whose product MSDSVKDSPSRVKDKPSRAEKTRLTRRRIVAAAADLFLDQGYGATTLDQVAARAGVAVQTVYFHFGNKATLLKEALDVAAVGDDEPVALLDRPWLEELTAEPDPVRVIEIWTIGGAEIMGRVAPLLAVVRGTVGTDPDLAAQWDVNERQRRTAFRALADLLADRAALRPELTVEDAADLAFLITSAENYIVATGTLGWSPERWRTTTATLLAQALLGGAA is encoded by the coding sequence GTGAGTGACTCCGTCAAGGACAGCCCGAGTCGGGTGAAGGACAAGCCGAGCCGGGCCGAGAAGACGCGGCTGACCAGGCGGCGGATCGTCGCCGCGGCGGCGGACCTGTTCCTGGACCAGGGCTACGGCGCGACGACGCTCGACCAGGTCGCGGCGCGCGCGGGCGTCGCCGTGCAGACCGTCTACTTCCACTTCGGGAACAAGGCGACGCTGCTCAAGGAGGCGCTCGACGTGGCCGCCGTCGGCGACGACGAGCCGGTCGCGCTGCTGGACCGGCCGTGGCTCGAGGAGCTGACCGCCGAGCCCGACCCGGTCCGGGTGATCGAGATCTGGACGATCGGCGGCGCCGAGATCATGGGGCGGGTGGCGCCGTTGCTCGCCGTCGTCCGCGGCACGGTGGGCACCGATCCCGACCTCGCGGCGCAGTGGGACGTGAACGAGCGCCAGCGCCGCACCGCGTTCCGCGCGCTCGCCGACCTGCTCGCCGACCGCGCGGCCCTGCGCCCCGAGCTCACCGTCGAGGACGCCGCCGATCTCGCCTTCCTGATCACCAGCGCCGAGAACTACATCGTCGCCACCGGCACCCTCGGCTGGTCACCGGAACGCTGGCGAACCACCACGGCCACGCTGCTCGCCCAGGCCCTGCTCGGGGGGGCAGCCTAG
- a CDS encoding glycosyltransferase — MARFLFATVPAVGHTAPALPIARELVARGHSVRWYTGVASADRIAATGATFHPITNPEHDYSERGLDGHYPRRRELSGIRKLRFDLTEVFAAPVAGQVRDLMALLDEEPADVLVGDTAFIGGTLVQDLGGPPLAGFGISVLAFPSRDLAPFGFGLRPVGGPVGRVRNRAMDAAMRNLLFRPMTTEVNKARQIFGLRPTRDSVFDFPRATRLYLQFSPPGFEYPVPDIPGQVRFVGPPRPRPDLTWRPPSWWDDLAGGRRVVLVNQGTVATDLDQLIRPAISALAGEEDLLVVAVTGGPDPAVLGPLPANTRVERFIPFDNLMPHVDVFVTNGGYGGVQLALAHGVPIVGAGKTEDKIEVNARVAYSGVGVDLRTQTPGAERVRAAVRQVLGDPAFTTTARRLRAEIEACGREQRAAELLEYLAAHGVPEPRRASTAPLARL, encoded by the coding sequence ATGGCTCGTTTTCTGTTCGCCACCGTCCCCGCCGTCGGCCATACCGCGCCCGCCCTGCCGATCGCCCGTGAGCTGGTCGCGCGCGGCCACTCGGTGCGCTGGTACACCGGTGTCGCGTCCGCGGACCGGATCGCCGCCACGGGCGCGACCTTTCACCCGATCACCAACCCGGAGCACGACTACAGCGAGCGGGGCCTCGACGGCCACTACCCGCGGCGCCGGGAACTGTCCGGCATCCGCAAACTGCGATTCGACCTGACCGAGGTGTTCGCGGCTCCGGTGGCCGGTCAGGTGCGGGACCTGATGGCGCTGCTGGACGAGGAGCCGGCCGACGTCCTGGTGGGGGACACCGCCTTCATCGGCGGCACCCTCGTCCAGGACCTTGGCGGGCCACCGCTCGCCGGCTTCGGAATCAGCGTCCTGGCATTCCCGAGCCGGGATCTGGCGCCGTTCGGATTCGGCCTGCGGCCCGTGGGCGGTCCCGTCGGCCGGGTCCGTAACCGGGCCATGGACGCCGCCATGCGGAACCTGTTGTTCCGCCCCATGACCACCGAGGTCAACAAGGCCCGGCAGATCTTCGGCCTGCGGCCGACCCGGGACTCCGTGTTCGACTTCCCGCGCGCGACCAGGCTGTACCTGCAGTTCAGTCCACCCGGCTTCGAATATCCCGTGCCGGACATTCCGGGCCAGGTGCGGTTCGTCGGCCCGCCGCGCCCGCGGCCAGACCTCACCTGGCGGCCACCGTCCTGGTGGGACGACCTGGCGGGCGGCCGGCGGGTGGTGCTGGTCAACCAGGGCACGGTCGCCACCGACCTCGACCAGCTGATCCGCCCGGCGATCTCCGCCCTCGCGGGGGAGGAGGACCTGCTCGTCGTCGCCGTCACCGGTGGTCCCGACCCGGCAGTGCTGGGGCCGCTGCCGGCGAACACCAGGGTCGAGCGGTTCATCCCCTTCGACAACCTGATGCCGCACGTCGACGTGTTCGTGACCAACGGCGGGTACGGCGGGGTCCAGCTCGCCCTCGCCCACGGCGTCCCGATCGTCGGCGCCGGCAAGACCGAGGACAAGATCGAGGTCAACGCCCGGGTCGCCTACTCCGGAGTCGGCGTGGACCTGCGCACCCAGACACCTGGTGCCGAGCGGGTTCGCGCCGCCGTCCGGCAGGTGCTCGGGGATCCCGCCTTCACCACCACCGCCCGCCGGCTGCGGGCTGAGATCGAGGCCTGCGGCCGGGAGCAGCGCGCGGCCGAGCTCCTGGAGTACCTGGCCGCCCATGGCGTGCCGGAGCCCCGACGGGCTTCCACCGCGCCCCTGGCCCGGCTCTAG